Proteins encoded together in one bacterium window:
- a CDS encoding DNA polymerase domain-containing protein has product MSRRILTGWVFDVIPDAHGMTVWFRTDGGETTALSAPFRPSFLLAGRTLKETNLRAAAARWNCSIARGEGTEFFSGKTIPAWTFTVAPPALPGPTVRKAEKAFGPEALFNADIAPEQQFAYATGLYPLSRSCVECDGEGMILSSRVLDSPWDVDAPRPSFSTALLRMEGTGHPAHGRIHPLEFIADGITHSLQWDDGTEFLRGLRRLLEEADPDLLVTEYGDDWLLPRLLALAGRLRVPFPLGRPRRPAADDPIRRTRERSYLSYGRVVFLAAPHALSGRWHVDARNSFLFGETGLPGLIELARLSGIPLQRVARTSPGTAISAMQVATALRRGILVPYKKREPEEFKSGVDLVVADKGGLTYIPRPGMHEDVGELDFASMYPSLMDRYNISPETIRCACCRPGLPVPEIGTHTCERRRGLVPDTIAPILAKRRLLKERQKAASDPEERAFFKKRQTALKWLLVVCFGFLGYRNARFGRIEAHEATTAWGREKLLAAKEIAEREGFTFLHGLTDAIWVKRDGAREEEHQRLADRITEETGMPIALEGVYNWIAFLPSKKNPAVAVPNRFAGAFSTGEIKVRGIALRRSDTPPFVAAFQGDLLERMAKARGLSDLRAMLPELRGVLEDAVSELRAGRVPVEELAIARRLSKAPEEYVANTAAAAVTRELCGRGVPLRPGSKIRYLLADGKGRAMGFLDGNETPDVSRYEEMLREAWEELQVS; this is encoded by the coding sequence ATGTCCCGGAGGATCCTGACCGGGTGGGTCTTCGACGTGATCCCCGACGCCCACGGGATGACCGTGTGGTTTCGCACCGACGGCGGGGAAACGACGGCCCTGTCCGCACCCTTCCGTCCCTCTTTCCTCCTCGCGGGGAGAACCCTCAAGGAAACGAACCTTCGGGCCGCCGCCGCGCGCTGGAATTGTTCCATCGCCCGCGGCGAGGGGACGGAGTTCTTTTCCGGCAAGACGATCCCGGCATGGACGTTCACGGTCGCCCCGCCGGCCTTGCCGGGCCCCACCGTCCGGAAAGCGGAAAAGGCGTTCGGGCCGGAAGCGCTGTTCAATGCGGATATCGCCCCGGAGCAGCAATTCGCCTACGCCACCGGGCTCTACCCGCTCTCGCGCTCCTGCGTGGAATGCGACGGAGAGGGAATGATCCTCTCCTCCCGGGTCCTCGACTCCCCGTGGGACGTGGACGCCCCGCGCCCCTCCTTCTCGACGGCGCTGCTCCGGATGGAGGGGACCGGGCACCCGGCGCACGGAAGGATCCACCCGCTGGAGTTCATCGCCGACGGCATCACCCACAGCCTGCAGTGGGACGACGGGACGGAGTTCCTGCGGGGGCTCCGGCGGCTCCTCGAGGAAGCCGACCCCGACCTGCTCGTCACCGAATACGGGGATGACTGGCTCCTGCCCCGGCTGCTCGCCCTGGCCGGCCGGCTCCGTGTCCCCTTTCCCCTGGGGCGCCCCCGGCGCCCGGCGGCGGACGATCCGATCCGCCGCACGAGGGAACGATCGTACCTCTCCTACGGCCGCGTGGTCTTCCTTGCCGCGCCTCACGCGCTCTCCGGCCGTTGGCACGTGGACGCCCGGAACTCCTTCCTCTTCGGGGAGACGGGCCTGCCGGGCCTGATCGAGCTCGCCCGCCTCTCCGGCATCCCCTTGCAGCGCGTCGCCCGCACCTCGCCGGGAACGGCCATTTCGGCGATGCAGGTGGCGACCGCGCTGCGCCGCGGGATCCTGGTGCCGTACAAGAAGCGGGAGCCCGAGGAGTTCAAGTCCGGGGTCGACCTCGTCGTCGCCGACAAGGGAGGGCTCACCTACATTCCGCGCCCGGGGATGCACGAGGACGTCGGGGAGCTCGACTTCGCCTCGATGTACCCGTCGCTCATGGACCGGTACAACATCTCCCCGGAGACGATCCGTTGCGCCTGCTGCCGCCCGGGCCTCCCCGTTCCGGAGATCGGCACGCACACGTGCGAAAGGCGCCGGGGACTCGTCCCCGACACGATCGCCCCGATCCTCGCCAAGCGCCGGCTCCTGAAGGAACGGCAGAAGGCAGCGTCGGACCCGGAGGAACGGGCTTTCTTCAAGAAGCGGCAGACCGCCCTCAAGTGGCTCCTCGTCGTCTGCTTCGGATTCCTCGGGTACCGGAACGCCCGGTTCGGCCGGATCGAGGCGCACGAGGCCACGACGGCGTGGGGAAGGGAGAAGCTCCTCGCCGCCAAGGAGATCGCCGAGCGGGAAGGGTTCACCTTCCTCCACGGACTGACGGATGCGATCTGGGTAAAGCGGGACGGCGCCCGGGAAGAGGAGCACCAGAGGCTCGCGGACCGGATCACCGAGGAGACGGGGATGCCGATCGCGCTGGAGGGGGTCTACAACTGGATCGCCTTCCTCCCGTCGAAGAAGAATCCGGCGGTGGCCGTCCCGAACCGCTTCGCGGGGGCATTTTCGACGGGTGAGATCAAGGTCCGCGGGATCGCGCTGCGCCGCTCGGATACCCCGCCGTTCGTTGCCGCTTTCCAGGGAGATCTCCTGGAGCGGATGGCGAAGGCGAGGGGGCTTTCCGATCTTCGGGCGATGCTGCCGGAACTTCGGGGAGTCCTGGAAGACGCCGTATCCGAGCTTCGCGCCGGGCGCGTTCCGGTCGAGGAACTGGCCATAGCGCGGCGGCTGTCGAAGGCGCCCGAAGAGTACGTCGCCAATACCGCGGCCGCCGCGGTGACGCGGGAGCTGTGCGGCCGCGGCGTGCCCCTGCGGCCCGGCTCGAAGATCCGGTACCTGCTGGCGGACGGGAAAGGACGGGCGATGGGGTTTCTCGACGGGAACGAGACGCCGGACGTTTCGCGGTACGAAGAGATGCTGCGGGAAGCCTGGGAGGAACTGCAGGTTTCGTGA
- a CDS encoding SRPBCC family protein: MSDTITDRITEKVLLRVPRSRVWNAIADSGEFGRWFGVQGLGDFHPGATVQGKITHKGYEHVTWEATVGWMDPGRLFSFRWHPYAVAPDLDYSGEPTTLVVFELEDDPNGTLLTVVESGFDGIPESRRAKAYEMHKQGWAGQMKSIAEYLVKKAA, encoded by the coding sequence ATGAGCGACACGATTACCGATCGCATCACGGAGAAGGTTCTGCTTCGCGTGCCCCGGAGCAGGGTGTGGAACGCGATTGCGGATTCCGGGGAATTCGGACGGTGGTTCGGTGTCCAGGGCCTTGGCGATTTCCATCCGGGCGCGACGGTGCAGGGGAAGATCACACACAAGGGATATGAACATGTGACGTGGGAAGCCACCGTCGGGTGGATGGATCCCGGACGGCTGTTCTCCTTCCGCTGGCACCCGTACGCGGTGGCTCCCGACCTGGACTACTCCGGAGAGCCCACGACCCTCGTCGTTTTCGAGCTTGAGGACGACCCGAACGGTACGCTGCTCACCGTCGTGGAGTCCGGCTTCGATGGAATTCCGGAGTCGCGCCGCGCGAAGGCGTACGAGATGCACAAACAGGGCTGGGCAGGGCAGATGAAATCGATCGCGGAGTATCTGGTCAAGAAGGCGGCTTAA
- a CDS encoding Crp/Fnr family transcriptional regulator, with translation MPLPFPSIGALLSGYSEAESGSFHSLCIERRFLRDAEVFRQGDPPDGVCIVKKGLVKIISLSEKGTEQVLHILRPGDVFGELILIGKPRPFTAVAMTDAAVSILPLAIVQDLLATSPIFSRNYLRLLSLRLYELEETFPALVQAWPHHRLAKELLHLAKDLGDETPKGTRLTLHLTHDLLSNLIGASRETVTLLIHKFEEIGLLRREGRDLFLNRKRLADYLGLEGE, from the coding sequence GTGCCGCTGCCGTTTCCATCCATAGGGGCGCTCCTCTCCGGCTATTCCGAGGCCGAATCCGGATCGTTCCATTCCCTTTGCATCGAGCGTCGATTCCTCCGGGATGCCGAGGTCTTCCGCCAGGGGGACCCGCCCGATGGCGTGTGCATCGTAAAAAAGGGCTTGGTGAAGATCATCTCCCTCTCCGAAAAAGGGACCGAACAGGTCCTGCACATCCTTCGGCCCGGGGATGTTTTCGGGGAACTGATCCTGATCGGGAAGCCTCGTCCGTTCACCGCCGTCGCCATGACCGACGCCGCCGTTTCGATCCTGCCGCTGGCGATCGTGCAGGACCTGCTCGCAACGTCCCCCATCTTCTCGCGGAACTATCTTCGGCTTCTTTCCCTGCGGCTCTACGAACTGGAGGAGACTTTTCCGGCGCTGGTCCAGGCGTGGCCTCACCATCGGCTGGCGAAGGAATTGCTGCACCTGGCGAAGGACCTCGGAGACGAGACGCCCAAGGGCACCCGGTTGACGCTGCACCTCACCCACGATCTCCTCTCGAACCTGATCGGCGCCTCGCGGGAGACGGTGACGCTGCTGATCCACAAGTTCGAGGAGATCGGGCTGCTGCGCAGGGAGGGACGCGACCTGTTCCTCAACCGGAAGCGGCTAGCGGATTACCTCGGGCTCGAGGGCGAATGA
- a CDS encoding PfkB family carbohydrate kinase, with protein MKERKQPVFDVVGIGLNAVDYLVGLPRFPIPGEKLRMSAFAREGGGQVATALVALSRWGRRCKYVGNVGDDEHGRFSSLLLSREGIDLAHVRTVPGALSQFAVILVEEDSGERTILWDRDPRIRVAPEDLPLEDIRRARALLLDGHDVPPAIVAARTARAAGVPVVLDAEKMQEGTEELLSLCDHIVAAGHFPGLLLPGATPEDGAREILRRYAPRTATVTLGSRGAFGSDGRQEIFSPSVHVEAVDTTGAGDIFHAGFLFALLEGLPFREILAFANAAAGLSCRGMGGRAAIPTIEAIRAAG; from the coding sequence ATGAAGGAACGGAAGCAACCGGTGTTCGACGTCGTCGGGATCGGACTCAACGCGGTCGATTACCTCGTGGGCCTGCCGCGGTTCCCGATTCCGGGCGAGAAGTTGCGGATGTCCGCATTCGCGCGGGAGGGAGGCGGCCAGGTGGCAACCGCCCTCGTGGCGCTATCCCGTTGGGGGCGCCGGTGCAAATATGTCGGGAACGTGGGCGACGACGAGCACGGACGGTTTTCCTCCCTGCTCCTTTCGCGGGAGGGAATCGACCTCGCCCACGTCCGGACGGTTCCCGGCGCCTTGTCCCAGTTCGCCGTGATCCTCGTGGAGGAAGACTCCGGTGAGCGGACCATCCTGTGGGACCGGGATCCCCGGATCCGGGTAGCACCGGAAGACCTGCCGCTTGAGGATATCCGGCGTGCGCGGGCGCTCCTTCTCGACGGTCACGACGTCCCCCCGGCGATTGTCGCGGCGAGGACCGCCCGTGCCGCGGGCGTCCCCGTCGTCCTCGACGCGGAAAAGATGCAGGAGGGAACGGAGGAACTGCTGTCCCTGTGCGATCACATCGTGGCCGCGGGACACTTCCCCGGGCTGCTCCTTCCCGGGGCCACGCCGGAAGACGGCGCCCGGGAGATCCTGCGACGTTATGCACCCAGGACGGCCACGGTGACGCTGGGTTCCCGCGGGGCGTTCGGAAGCGACGGCCGGCAGGAGATCTTCTCGCCCTCCGTCCACGTCGAGGCGGTGGACACCACAGGCGCCGGGGACATCTTCCACGCCGGCTTCCTGTTCGCTCTCCTCGAAGGGCTTCCCTTCCGGGAGATCCTCGCCTTCGCCAACGCCGCGGCCGGCCTTTCCTGCCGCGGCATGGGGGGACGGGCCGCGATCCCCACGATCGAGGCGATTCGGGCGGCCGGTTAA
- a CDS encoding cytochrome c3 family protein, with product MKPYRIRVPFIFSSILLAGLLLTGCGDGGSQPASSASGDSIPVSAVNATSRGAYVVVAWNDLGMHCLNPEYDTAVILPPYNTIWAQVIQRSNPPKLVTSGVTVEYRVVNNTYSDGKRSYGGFWDYVQQLFGVSLQHDTGLNLDDPQVHNGLSGKMLAKGDHYQASGIPVTPVSDNNSWNPYQVAEITVKDRKGNVVAKTRTTIPTSDEINCAKCHGSKPFQDILARHDAMHGTSLVNQKPVLCASCHGSPVLGQQGPGASGKYLSQAIHGSHAARGATCYDCHPGNNTQCSRSLAHTAPDGNCRTCHGTMADVASSVSSGARVPWLGEPACSTCHAGVAGVSTGTALYRASAGHGGIYCEGCHGSPHAMIPSREDSDNYQSIQYQGAAKTLASCGACHSGSRGESGNFLEQHGNGKTLSACNVCHTGFTNPTQDRWPHAFQWKDRKGAGTVSGD from the coding sequence ATGAAACCGTACAGGATACGTGTCCCTTTCATCTTTTCTTCCATCCTCCTGGCAGGCCTTCTGCTGACCGGTTGCGGAGACGGCGGCAGCCAGCCCGCTTCCTCGGCAAGCGGAGACTCGATCCCGGTGTCGGCGGTCAATGCAACCTCCAGGGGGGCCTACGTGGTGGTGGCGTGGAACGACCTCGGCATGCATTGCCTGAACCCGGAGTACGACACGGCGGTGATCCTTCCTCCCTACAACACGATCTGGGCGCAGGTCATCCAGCGCAGCAACCCGCCGAAACTGGTGACCTCCGGGGTCACCGTGGAGTACCGGGTCGTGAACAACACCTACTCCGACGGGAAGCGATCCTACGGCGGCTTCTGGGATTACGTCCAGCAGCTTTTCGGGGTAAGCCTCCAGCACGACACGGGCCTGAACCTGGACGATCCGCAGGTGCATAACGGCCTTTCCGGGAAGATGCTCGCCAAGGGGGACCATTACCAGGCCAGCGGCATCCCCGTGACCCCGGTGTCGGACAACAACAGCTGGAATCCGTACCAGGTGGCGGAGATCACGGTGAAGGACCGAAAGGGGAATGTCGTGGCCAAGACGCGGACGACGATCCCCACCTCCGATGAGATCAACTGCGCGAAGTGCCACGGCTCCAAACCGTTCCAGGACATCCTCGCCAGGCACGATGCCATGCACGGCACATCGCTCGTCAACCAGAAGCCGGTCCTGTGCGCGAGCTGCCACGGGAGCCCGGTCCTCGGCCAGCAGGGGCCCGGCGCTTCGGGGAAGTATCTCTCCCAGGCGATCCACGGGTCGCACGCTGCGCGGGGGGCGACCTGCTACGATTGCCATCCCGGCAACAACACGCAGTGCAGCAGGAGCCTGGCGCACACGGCGCCGGACGGGAACTGCCGGACCTGTCACGGAACGATGGCGGACGTGGCGTCCTCGGTTTCCTCGGGAGCGCGCGTGCCTTGGCTGGGTGAGCCGGCTTGCTCCACCTGCCACGCCGGCGTGGCAGGAGTGAGCACCGGGACGGCGCTCTATCGGGCTTCCGCGGGGCACGGCGGGATCTATTGCGAGGGGTGCCACGGAAGCCCGCACGCCATGATCCCTTCCCGCGAGGACTCCGACAATTACCAGTCGATCCAGTACCAGGGCGCGGCGAAAACCCTGGCAAGCTGCGGCGCCTGCCACTCCGGATCCCGCGGGGAGAGCGGAAACTTCCTGGAGCAGCACGGCAACGGCAAGACCCTTTCGGCATGCAACGTCTGCCACACGGGGTTCACCAATCCCACGCAGGACCGTTGGCCCCACGCGTTCCAGTGGAAGGACCGCAAGGGAGCAGGCACGGTGAGCGGCGACTGA